Proteins found in one Bremerella volcania genomic segment:
- a CDS encoding class I SAM-dependent DNA methyltransferase, with translation MSNTPEAFIQRWKDSAGAELANSQLFLTELCDLLDVPHPDGTVADNDLNVYTFEKTVEFNNGDGTTSYGRVDLYRKACFVLESKQGTERKAVEQAEALATVTKQKKLKTGTAQRGTAHWHEAMTKARKQAEGYAKALPEWPPFLIVADVGHCFDLYADFSGTGKLYQPFPDPKNFRIPLADLAQAEVREKFRAIWLDPHSLDVSKQTAKVTRELASRLAKLAKSLEEQTDDQGKKRYPPEDVAHFLMRCLFTMFAEDVNLIPLRSFTQLLESLREQPEGFAHVVEALWKDMDSGSPFSPILRTQIKQFNGGLFESQQALPLNRDQLELLIEAAHAQWQDVEPAIFGTLLERALDPHERHKLGAHYTPRAYVERLVMPTIMEPLREQWDETYAAAAQLRTEGKSKEAIEQIRDFHEQLCETRVLDPACGSGNFLYVALELMKRLEGEVLNALREFGDSQLPLLTIDPHQFLGIEVNPRAAAITDLVLWIGYLQWHFRTRPDDHLNEPIIRKFHNIECRDAVLAWDRVEPVTDGDGNPVTRWDGRTTKPHPVTGEEVPDETARVQELRYVNPRKAEWPEAEYVVGNPPFIGPAMMRSALGSGYTEAIRRTHKELPESCDFVMYWWHNAAELTRHEKVRRFGFIATNSLRQTFNRRVVAPHLEASNPLSIAFAIPDHPWVDSADGAAVRISMTVGIPGVSPGRLWRVLEEKDIGQLEKDVQFKSDEGPIWSNLHIGVDIASVRGLSGNSNLSNRGVCLFGSGFIVTSEQARKLGLNSDPKFEKWIREYRNGRDLTQRPRDVMVIDLYPLALEQVKVELPEVFQWIVNHVKPERDQNRDKAIRENWWLHGRPRPELREALRGLTRYIVTPETTKHRLFSFLDHSTSPDNALVVIASEDALTLGLLSSWIHVVWALAVGGRLGVGNDPRYNKTRCFETFPFPLPTEDQKQRIRTLAEQLDAHRKRQQELHSDLTMTGMYNVLEKLRSGETLTAKEQKIHEQGLVSVLKQIHDDLDAAVFEAYGWPADLSDEEILERLVALNHERAEEEARGIVRWLRPEFQNPGGTSQTQLAAETATEAKPKKAAQAAKTKKEPWPKKLPEQMRVLRRALHDQSSPCLAEDLAKGFTRAPKKLVGELLETLVEVGQARVTDDGRFAV, from the coding sequence ATGAGTAACACACCGGAAGCGTTCATCCAGCGGTGGAAAGATTCCGCCGGAGCGGAACTTGCCAACAGCCAACTATTTCTGACCGAGCTCTGCGATCTGCTCGACGTGCCGCATCCGGACGGCACTGTCGCCGACAACGACCTGAACGTCTACACGTTCGAGAAGACCGTCGAGTTCAACAACGGCGACGGCACCACCAGTTACGGCCGCGTCGATCTATACCGCAAAGCGTGCTTCGTCCTCGAATCGAAGCAGGGAACCGAACGCAAAGCAGTGGAACAGGCCGAGGCCTTGGCCACCGTTACCAAGCAGAAGAAGCTGAAGACCGGCACCGCCCAGCGGGGAACGGCTCATTGGCACGAAGCCATGACCAAGGCCCGCAAACAGGCCGAAGGATACGCCAAGGCCCTGCCGGAGTGGCCTCCCTTCCTGATCGTGGCCGACGTGGGGCACTGCTTCGATCTGTACGCCGATTTCAGCGGCACCGGCAAACTGTACCAGCCCTTTCCCGATCCCAAGAACTTCCGCATTCCCCTGGCCGACCTGGCCCAGGCAGAAGTTCGCGAGAAGTTCCGCGCTATCTGGTTAGATCCCCACTCGCTCGACGTCAGCAAGCAAACGGCCAAGGTAACGCGGGAACTTGCCTCGCGGCTGGCCAAGTTGGCCAAGAGCCTGGAAGAGCAGACCGACGACCAGGGCAAGAAGCGTTATCCCCCTGAAGACGTCGCCCACTTTCTGATGCGGTGCCTGTTCACGATGTTTGCCGAAGACGTGAACCTGATCCCGCTTCGCTCGTTCACGCAGCTGCTGGAATCGCTCCGCGAGCAGCCGGAAGGGTTCGCCCACGTGGTCGAGGCGTTGTGGAAGGACATGGACTCCGGGTCTCCCTTTTCCCCCATCCTGCGCACGCAGATCAAGCAGTTCAACGGCGGACTGTTCGAAAGCCAACAGGCCCTGCCGCTCAATCGCGATCAGTTGGAACTGCTGATCGAAGCGGCCCATGCCCAGTGGCAAGACGTCGAACCGGCTATCTTTGGTACGCTTCTGGAACGGGCCCTCGATCCGCACGAGCGGCACAAGCTCGGAGCTCACTATACGCCGCGGGCCTATGTCGAGCGGCTGGTCATGCCGACCATCATGGAGCCGCTGCGCGAGCAGTGGGACGAAACGTACGCCGCCGCCGCGCAGCTGCGGACCGAAGGGAAGTCGAAGGAAGCGATCGAGCAGATTCGCGACTTTCACGAGCAGCTGTGCGAAACGCGCGTCCTCGACCCGGCCTGTGGCAGCGGCAATTTTCTGTACGTCGCGCTCGAGCTGATGAAGCGGCTGGAAGGGGAAGTCCTCAACGCACTGCGGGAATTTGGCGATAGCCAGCTGCCGCTGCTCACCATCGATCCGCACCAGTTTTTAGGGATCGAGGTCAACCCCCGGGCAGCGGCCATTACCGACCTGGTGCTGTGGATCGGGTACCTGCAGTGGCACTTCCGCACCCGCCCCGACGACCACCTGAACGAGCCGATCATCCGCAAGTTCCACAACATCGAATGCCGCGACGCCGTCCTGGCGTGGGACCGCGTCGAACCGGTCACCGACGGCGACGGCAACCCGGTCACCCGCTGGGACGGCCGCACCACCAAACCCCACCCGGTCACCGGCGAAGAAGTCCCCGACGAAACGGCCCGTGTGCAGGAACTGCGGTACGTGAACCCTCGCAAAGCGGAATGGCCCGAGGCGGAGTATGTGGTGGGGAATCCTCCGTTTATTGGTCCGGCGATGATGCGATCCGCATTGGGAAGCGGTTACACGGAAGCGATTCGCAGAACTCATAAGGAACTTCCCGAGTCTTGCGACTTTGTAATGTACTGGTGGCATAATGCGGCAGAGCTAACGCGACACGAAAAAGTTCGACGGTTTGGATTCATCGCAACGAATAGCTTGCGGCAAACGTTTAATCGTCGCGTAGTCGCGCCACATCTAGAAGCATCAAATCCGCTCTCAATTGCATTCGCAATTCCTGATCACCCTTGGGTCGACAGCGCCGATGGTGCAGCCGTTAGGATATCCATGACTGTTGGTATACCTGGCGTGTCTCCTGGACGTCTTTGGCGAGTGCTTGAAGAAAAAGATATTGGCCAGTTGGAGAAGGATGTCCAATTTAAGTCAGACGAGGGTCCGATATGGTCCAATCTCCATATTGGTGTTGACATCGCAAGTGTACGAGGTTTATCAGGGAACTCAAATCTAAGTAACCGCGGTGTTTGTCTTTTTGGATCAGGATTTATTGTAACGAGCGAACAAGCTCGTAAATTAGGTCTAAATTCAGACCCTAAATTCGAGAAATGGATTCGCGAGTACAGAAATGGTCGTGACCTAACACAACGTCCCAGAGACGTCATGGTGATTGACCTATATCCATTAGCACTTGAGCAAGTCAAAGTTGAACTACCAGAAGTTTTCCAATGGATTGTCAATCATGTCAAACCCGAGCGTGATCAAAACCGAGACAAGGCTATTCGTGAAAACTGGTGGCTACATGGTCGCCCCAGGCCTGAGTTGCGTGAAGCATTAAGGGGGCTTACGCGATACATTGTTACTCCTGAAACCACCAAACATCGATTGTTTTCTTTCCTTGATCATTCCACCTCTCCAGATAATGCACTTGTAGTAATTGCAAGCGAAGATGCTCTCACGCTTGGTTTACTATCGAGTTGGATCCATGTTGTGTGGGCTCTTGCTGTAGGTGGTCGCCTAGGAGTAGGCAACGATCCTCGATACAACAAGACACGATGCTTCGAAACCTTCCCCTTCCCCCTCCCCACCGAAGACCAAAAACAACGCATCCGCACTCTAGCCGAACAACTCGACGCCCATCGCAAACGGCAGCAGGAACTGCATTCTGATCTGACGATGACCGGGATGTATAACGTGCTGGAGAAGCTGCGCAGTGGTGAGACGCTGACTGCCAAGGAGCAGAAGATTCATGAGCAGGGGTTGGTTTCGGTCTTGAAGCAGATTCACGACGATCTGGACGCGGCCGTCTTCGAGGCCTACGGGTGGCCGGCCGATTTGAGTGACGAAGAGATTCTCGAGCGGCTGGTCGCGTTGAATCACGAGCGAGCCGAGGAGGAAGCCCGGGGGATTGTGCGTTGGCTGCGGCCTGAATTCCAGAACCCCGGCGGAACCTCGCAGACGCAGTTGGCCGCCGAAACCGCGACCGAAGCGAAGCCGAAGAAAGCCGCCCAGGCAGCCAAGACCAAGAAGGAACCCTGGCCCAAGAAGCTGCCAGAGCAGATGCGGGTGCTGCGACGGGCGCTGCACGATCAGAGCTCCCCTTGCCTGGCCGAAGACCTGGCCAAAGGGTTCACCCGGGCCCCGAAAAAGCTGGTCGGCGAACTCTTGGAAACGCTGGTCGAAGTGGGCCAGGCCCGCGTAACCGACGACGGCCGCTTCGCGGTTTAG
- a CDS encoding XylR family transcriptional regulator yields MHRRRVMLIVETSLVYGREVLRGINRYVVANEPWSMFVDLRELAYRPPAWLENWDGDGIITRSTTPALAEQLKAWNIPTVDLTDIYGDQGLPHIGTDHEAVGRMGAAHLLERGFRHFAFCGFSGHNWSSRRYQGFKDAIEKTAGPVELLEGPWDSSSALTWEQQQAQLCDWLRGLPRPIGIMACNDMRGQHVLDACRRISAAVPEEVAVIGVDNDELVCELCDPPLSSVMPNPQRIGFEAAALLDRLMKGEAPTQMSKLVEPLGIVTRQSTDVLAIEDPLVASAVKYIRQHACDGISVVDVLQHVPVSRSILERRFRKFIGRSPQAEIRNVQLKRVKQLLRETDLPLERIAGLSGYDHPEYMSVVFKRELGQTPGQYRTQNVKGASRRFR; encoded by the coding sequence ATGCATCGTCGTCGCGTCATGCTCATTGTTGAGACCTCTCTCGTTTATGGACGTGAGGTCCTCCGTGGTATCAATCGTTATGTGGTCGCCAACGAGCCTTGGTCGATGTTCGTCGACCTACGTGAACTCGCTTATCGTCCACCGGCATGGTTGGAAAACTGGGACGGCGACGGCATCATCACGCGAAGCACCACCCCTGCCCTGGCTGAACAGCTAAAGGCGTGGAACATTCCCACCGTCGACCTCACCGACATTTACGGGGACCAGGGTCTCCCTCACATCGGCACCGATCACGAAGCGGTCGGGCGCATGGGCGCGGCCCACTTGCTGGAACGTGGATTCCGTCATTTCGCCTTCTGCGGATTCAGCGGGCACAACTGGTCGAGCCGTCGTTATCAAGGCTTTAAGGACGCGATCGAGAAGACCGCCGGTCCCGTCGAACTGCTGGAAGGCCCCTGGGATAGCTCTTCGGCACTGACCTGGGAACAACAACAAGCCCAACTTTGCGACTGGTTGCGTGGACTTCCTCGCCCGATCGGCATCATGGCCTGCAACGACATGCGAGGCCAGCACGTGTTGGATGCGTGCCGCCGAATCAGCGCGGCCGTTCCGGAAGAGGTCGCCGTGATCGGGGTCGATAACGACGAACTGGTTTGCGAGCTGTGCGATCCACCCCTTTCCAGCGTGATGCCCAATCCACAGCGGATCGGTTTTGAGGCAGCTGCTCTGCTCGATCGGCTGATGAAAGGGGAAGCACCAACCCAGATGAGCAAGCTGGTCGAGCCGCTGGGCATCGTGACCCGCCAGTCGACCGACGTGCTGGCCATCGAAGACCCTCTGGTCGCGTCGGCCGTGAAGTACATCCGTCAGCATGCGTGCGACGGCATCTCGGTCGTCGACGTCCTGCAGCACGTGCCGGTGTCGCGGAGCATTCTCGAGCGCCGCTTCCGCAAGTTCATCGGGCGCAGTCCTCAGGCCGAGATCCGCAACGTGCAGCTCAAACGCGTGAAACAACTGCTCCGAGAAACCGACCTCCCCCTGGAACGCATCGCCGGCCTATCCGGCTACGACCACCCAGAATACATGAGCGTCGTCTTCAAACGAGAACTAGGCCAAACGCCAGGCCAGTATCGCACGCAAAACGTGAAGGGTGCCTCGCGCCGGTTCCGGTAA
- the pckA gene encoding phosphoenolpyruvate carboxykinase (ATP) — MSKIDLKGLDIDVEDVRRNMAPSTLYEEAIRDEEDAAIADSGALIAYSGEKTGRSPKDKRVVEAEQSKDDVWWGAINIPIEDYTYRINLERAKDYLNTRKKLYVIDAFAGWDPKYRLKIRVICSRPYHALFMHTMLIRPTAEELKNFGEPDVVIYNAGRFPANRHTPGMTSKTSVDVNLEDREMVILGTEYAGEMKKGVFTMMNYYMPKQGVLSMHCSATCDPDSNQSSILFGLSGTGKTTLSADPKRLLIGDDEHCWSDDGVFNIEGGCYAKAIDLTPDNEPEIFQALRFGAVLENVVYNKEDHHVDFTDTSITQNTRGAYPIEFIRNAKIPCIAGHPSDAIFLTCDAFGVLPPVSRLTPAQAMYHFISGYTAKIAGTEVGVTEPQATFSPCFGGPFLVWHPGKYAELLADKLRKHNTNVWLVNTGWTGGAHGVGSRIKLKYTRAIIDAIHSGELARASTAVDPVFGLHVVQECPGVPSELLNPKSTWQDPAQYFATASKLASLFIDNFQKYASGVSEEVRQAGPVTETSV; from the coding sequence ATGAGCAAGATCGATTTAAAAGGATTGGATATCGATGTCGAAGACGTACGCCGGAATATGGCCCCTTCGACCCTTTACGAAGAAGCCATCCGCGATGAGGAAGACGCCGCCATTGCCGATTCTGGGGCATTGATTGCCTACAGTGGCGAAAAAACGGGACGGTCCCCCAAAGACAAACGCGTCGTCGAAGCGGAACAATCGAAGGATGACGTGTGGTGGGGAGCGATCAACATTCCCATCGAAGACTATACCTACCGCATCAATCTCGAACGGGCTAAAGACTACCTCAATACCCGTAAAAAGCTCTACGTAATCGATGCATTCGCCGGATGGGATCCAAAGTACCGGTTGAAGATCCGGGTGATTTGCTCTCGCCCTTATCATGCGTTGTTCATGCATACGATGTTGATCCGGCCGACGGCCGAAGAACTGAAGAACTTCGGCGAGCCGGACGTGGTGATCTACAACGCTGGCCGCTTTCCGGCCAATCGCCACACGCCTGGGATGACCTCGAAGACCAGCGTGGACGTCAATCTGGAAGACCGCGAGATGGTGATTCTCGGCACGGAATATGCCGGGGAGATGAAGAAGGGGGTCTTCACGATGATGAACTACTACATGCCCAAGCAGGGTGTGTTGTCGATGCATTGCAGTGCGACCTGCGACCCAGATTCGAATCAAAGCAGTATTCTGTTCGGCCTTTCCGGTACCGGTAAGACGACCCTTTCGGCCGACCCGAAGCGGCTATTGATCGGCGATGACGAGCATTGCTGGAGCGACGACGGCGTCTTTAATATTGAAGGGGGGTGCTACGCCAAAGCGATCGACCTGACCCCGGACAACGAGCCTGAGATTTTCCAGGCGCTTCGTTTTGGGGCCGTGTTGGAGAACGTGGTCTACAACAAGGAAGACCATCATGTTGACTTCACCGATACCAGCATTACGCAGAACACGCGCGGGGCATATCCGATTGAATTCATTCGCAATGCCAAGATCCCGTGCATCGCTGGGCACCCGTCCGATGCGATCTTCCTGACCTGCGACGCGTTTGGCGTGCTTCCGCCGGTCAGCCGGCTGACGCCGGCTCAGGCCATGTACCACTTCATTTCGGGCTACACTGCCAAGATCGCCGGCACCGAAGTGGGCGTTACCGAGCCGCAAGCCACTTTCAGCCCATGCTTCGGAGGTCCCTTCCTGGTGTGGCATCCCGGCAAATATGCCGAGCTTCTGGCAGACAAGTTGAGGAAGCACAACACGAATGTCTGGCTCGTCAACACCGGCTGGACGGGCGGCGCGCACGGCGTTGGATCGCGGATCAAGCTGAAATACACCCGAGCCATTATCGACGCCATTCACAGTGGCGAGTTAGCCAGGGCGTCGACAGCGGTCGATCCCGTGTTTGGACTTCACGTGGTTCAGGAGTGTCCTGGGGTTCCCAGCGAGTTGCTCAACCCCAAGAGCACTTGGCAGGATCCGGCCCAGTACTTCGCGACGGCCTCGAAACTGGCGTCACTATTTATCGATAATTTTCAGAAGTACGCCTCGGGAGTAAGTGAAGAAGTACGTCAGGCAGGGCCTGTCACAGAAACTTCTGTCTAA
- a CDS encoding PSD1 and planctomycete cytochrome C domain-containing protein: MLLVCTGMVQAQETAEPTVKFNRDVKPILAKKCFACHGPAEQESSLRLDERDSAVAEADSGMIAIVPGKVEESELIRRITSHDEFERMPPEGEGVKPEELAILKTWIQEGAQFQGHWAFEPVSDPKLPVTKHEGWVQNPIDQFILARLEENGLEPNAPASKRTLIRRAYYNLTGLPPTKEEIEAFEKDDSPDAWKNLVEKLLASDHYGEKWGRHWLDLVRFAETNSYERDGVKPNAWKYRDYVIRSFNENKPYDQFVVEQLAGDEIENPTVDSIIATGYYKLGVWDDEPADPLLHEYDQYDDIISTTSKTFLGITIGCARCHDHKIDPISQENYYEFLSFFRGMKPYGNRGDVSFSQREISSPEVISTHENHRREREAVENRMNEIVSAAIEQLPKEEQKEVKRQRDPNRRRERMDGRIAELVPNEASEYAELKRQWDAVKDKEKYLPAREFALAVNKADKTPPETTTMLRGNPHVPGDKVEPGFPKYFKAAKPQIPEPTADQQTSGRRLVLAKWIASEENLMTARVMVNRIWQYQFGRGLVRSSSNFGQLGTPPTHPELLDWLTKEFIRSGWDIKHMQRLMMLSSAYQMSSAGAEKGLAQDPANDLFWRFNSRRLTAEEVRDSILLVNGRLNDKMYGHGFYPRISAEVMAGQSKPGDGWGNSSYEEQARRAVYIHVKRSLLTPILSSFDFPETDAPCEDRFVTTQPAQALGMINGDFANQQSTELAKRVRETGATTPEDQIREAIHFVMAREANDQDVKIGISLINDLKKDHGLDDQRAFDLYCLMLINLNEFFFLD, encoded by the coding sequence ATGTTGCTGGTCTGCACCGGGATGGTTCAGGCCCAGGAGACCGCAGAGCCAACCGTCAAATTCAACCGCGACGTGAAGCCAATCCTGGCTAAGAAGTGTTTCGCATGTCATGGCCCGGCAGAACAAGAGAGCAGCCTCCGCTTGGATGAGCGGGATAGCGCGGTTGCTGAAGCAGATTCGGGCATGATTGCGATTGTTCCCGGCAAGGTTGAGGAAAGCGAACTCATTCGACGTATTACTTCTCACGATGAATTTGAGAGGATGCCCCCCGAAGGGGAGGGGGTAAAGCCTGAAGAGTTGGCGATTCTGAAAACATGGATTCAAGAGGGTGCTCAATTTCAAGGTCACTGGGCGTTTGAGCCTGTTTCCGATCCGAAGCTGCCGGTAACCAAGCACGAAGGATGGGTGCAGAACCCGATCGACCAGTTCATTCTCGCTCGCCTCGAAGAAAACGGTCTCGAGCCCAACGCGCCGGCCTCGAAGCGAACGCTGATTCGTCGTGCCTATTACAACCTGACTGGCCTGCCACCCACGAAGGAAGAAATCGAAGCGTTCGAGAAAGACGATTCCCCCGATGCCTGGAAGAACCTGGTCGAAAAGCTACTCGCTTCCGATCATTACGGCGAGAAGTGGGGGCGTCACTGGCTTGACCTGGTGCGTTTCGCAGAAACCAACAGCTACGAACGTGACGGCGTGAAGCCCAACGCTTGGAAGTATCGCGACTACGTGATTCGCTCGTTCAACGAGAACAAGCCGTACGATCAGTTCGTGGTCGAGCAGCTGGCCGGGGATGAGATTGAGAATCCGACGGTGGATTCGATTATTGCCACCGGCTATTACAAGCTGGGTGTTTGGGACGACGAACCGGCCGACCCGCTGCTGCATGAATACGACCAGTACGACGACATCATCTCGACCACCAGTAAGACGTTTCTGGGGATCACGATCGGGTGCGCACGCTGCCACGATCACAAGATCGATCCAATCAGCCAGGAAAACTACTACGAGTTCCTGTCTTTCTTCCGCGGAATGAAGCCGTACGGCAATCGTGGAGATGTTTCGTTCAGTCAGCGCGAGATCTCGTCGCCCGAGGTTATTTCAACTCACGAGAATCATCGACGTGAACGCGAAGCCGTCGAGAACCGCATGAACGAAATCGTTTCGGCGGCGATTGAGCAACTGCCCAAAGAAGAGCAAAAGGAAGTCAAGCGACAGCGTGATCCTAACCGCCGTCGCGAACGCATGGACGGCCGCATTGCGGAACTCGTTCCCAATGAAGCCTCGGAGTACGCCGAACTGAAACGCCAGTGGGATGCGGTCAAAGACAAGGAGAAGTATCTTCCGGCTCGTGAGTTTGCCCTGGCGGTGAACAAGGCCGACAAGACTCCTCCCGAAACGACGACCATGTTGCGAGGCAACCCGCACGTTCCTGGCGACAAGGTCGAACCAGGCTTTCCCAAATACTTCAAAGCGGCAAAGCCGCAGATCCCCGAACCGACCGCCGATCAGCAGACATCGGGACGTCGCCTGGTTCTGGCCAAGTGGATTGCCTCGGAAGAGAACCTGATGACGGCCCGCGTGATGGTCAATCGAATCTGGCAGTACCAGTTCGGTCGCGGCCTGGTGCGATCGTCGAGTAACTTCGGACAACTGGGAACGCCACCAACACACCCAGAGCTGCTGGACTGGCTGACCAAGGAGTTCATCCGCAGTGGTTGGGACATCAAGCACATGCAGCGTCTGATGATGCTTTCCTCGGCCTATCAAATGTCTTCGGCCGGAGCCGAGAAGGGACTGGCCCAAGATCCGGCCAACGATCTTTTCTGGCGATTCAACTCGCGACGTCTGACGGCCGAAGAAGTGCGGGACTCGATCCTGCTGGTCAACGGTCGATTGAACGACAAGATGTATGGTCACGGCTTCTATCCGAGGATCTCGGCGGAAGTGATGGCTGGCCAGTCGAAGCCAGGGGACGGCTGGGGTAATTCGTCGTACGAAGAACAGGCACGCCGCGCCGTTTACATTCACGTTAAGCGATCATTGCTGACGCCGATCCTGTCGAGTTTCGACTTTCCTGAAACGGATGCGCCTTGTGAAGATCGTTTCGTCACCACGCAGCCGGCTCAGGCACTGGGGATGATCAATGGCGACTTCGCCAACCAGCAATCGACCGAACTGGCCAAGCGTGTTCGCGAAACCGGAGCGACCACTCCGGAGGATCAGATCCGCGAGGCGATCCACTTCGTGATGGCTCGCGAAGCCAACGATCAGGACGTGAAGATTGGCATTTCGCTGATCAACGACTTGAAGAAAGATCACGGTCTCGATGACCAACGAGCTTTCGATTTGTACTGCCTGATGCTGATTAACTTAAACGAATTCTTCTTCCTGGACTAA
- a CDS encoding DUF1501 domain-containing protein, producing the protein MSNSEMPKPSYCGNTRREFLWNAGAKFPGLALTYMLAKDGFLANQAVAADGVSSFDNPLAAKQPMFEGKAKNVIFLFMYGGPSHIDTFDYKPKLYGLDGKTVPVKTKGRGGEKNEGRVVGPKWNFKQYGQSGQWVSDLFPNLATCVDDIAFLKSCQADSPIHGSAMLMMNSGRILSGFPTLGSWVTYGLGTVNQNLPGYVVMLDPTGGPISGAKNWTCGFMPANYQGTIFRSKGAPIIDLATPEGMTREAQRRILDAMKEANQQHFASRADNSELSARIHSYELAYRMQEHAPEAVDLETESEDTKKLYGIDNPQTEEFGRRCLLARRLVERGVRFVQLYSGGHHNDNNWDAHGDLEKNHNYHAGRTDKPIAGLIKDLKRKGMLDDTLIVWGGEFGRQPTAEYEKGTGRDHNSYGFTMWMAGGGIKGGVSYGATDELGASAVENPLHVKRIHATILNQLGLDPNHLSYFYSGLDQKLVGVEHTEPIHEVIS; encoded by the coding sequence ATGTCGAACTCGGAAATGCCAAAACCAAGTTATTGTGGCAACACGCGGCGCGAGTTCCTGTGGAATGCCGGGGCGAAGTTTCCTGGCTTGGCGCTAACCTACATGCTGGCCAAGGATGGGTTTCTCGCCAACCAGGCGGTCGCTGCCGATGGTGTTTCGTCGTTCGATAATCCGCTGGCGGCCAAGCAGCCGATGTTTGAAGGCAAGGCCAAGAACGTCATCTTCCTGTTCATGTACGGCGGGCCGAGCCATATCGATACGTTCGACTACAAACCCAAGCTGTACGGCCTCGATGGCAAGACGGTTCCCGTCAAGACCAAGGGACGCGGTGGTGAAAAGAACGAAGGGCGAGTCGTTGGACCGAAGTGGAACTTCAAGCAGTATGGTCAGTCGGGGCAGTGGGTCTCGGACCTGTTTCCGAACCTCGCCACGTGCGTGGATGACATCGCCTTCTTGAAGTCGTGTCAGGCTGATTCGCCGATTCACGGCTCGGCCATGTTGATGATGAACTCCGGCCGTATTCTCAGCGGTTTCCCGACCCTCGGTTCGTGGGTTACCTACGGCCTGGGTACGGTCAATCAAAACCTGCCTGGGTACGTGGTCATGTTGGACCCGACCGGTGGTCCGATCAGTGGTGCCAAAAACTGGACGTGCGGCTTCATGCCGGCCAACTACCAAGGCACGATCTTCCGCAGCAAGGGGGCACCGATCATCGATCTGGCCACGCCGGAAGGGATGACCCGGGAAGCCCAGCGTCGTATTCTCGACGCGATGAAAGAGGCTAACCAGCAGCACTTCGCCTCGCGAGCCGACAATTCCGAGCTATCGGCTCGGATTCACAGCTATGAACTCGCTTACCGCATGCAGGAACATGCTCCGGAAGCGGTCGATCTCGAAACGGAATCGGAAGATACCAAGAAGCTGTACGGCATCGACAATCCACAAACGGAAGAATTCGGTCGTCGCTGCTTGTTGGCTCGACGCTTGGTCGAACGGGGCGTTCGCTTCGTTCAACTCTATTCCGGCGGTCACCACAACGACAACAACTGGGATGCTCACGGCGACCTGGAAAAGAACCATAATTACCACGCCGGTCGTACCGATAAGCCGATCGCGGGTCTGATCAAAGACCTCAAGCGAAAAGGGATGCTGGACGATACGCTGATCGTCTGGGGTGGTGAGTTCGGTCGTCAACCGACTGCCGAATATGAGAAGGGAACCGGTCGCGATCATAACTCGTACGGGTTCACCATGTGGATGGCAGGCGGCGGTATCAAGGGTGGTGTTTCTTACGGGGCCACCGATGAACTAGGGGCTTCCGCCGTCGAGAATCCCCTGCACGTCAAGCGAATTCATGCCACCATCCTGAATCAACTGGGACTCGATCCGAACCACCTGAGCTATTTCTACAGCGGCTTGGATCAGAAACTGGTCGGCGTGGAGCATACCGAACCGATCCACGAAGTCATATCGTAG